From Pontibacter actiniarum, a single genomic window includes:
- a CDS encoding sensor histidine kinase — MKLVVQIFQDYSFSTRVLLHAIMWLGMFCLLLLLLKLPLQGDLLAPSFHVFIVALLAIVAVNHYTVAYGLAALAQRGSWVLVAVSLVGLYVFSAYASNLCLGLLAHLFQENKVFLALFTRYRIQEVSDIMSLNTFTWVMSFVFPFCMFTLFMKFYKKNLDTSRRNLSLQKANSELELSFLRSQINPHFFFNTLNSLYSLVFDNERAAKIILDLSDIMRFSLYEAKAARIALAREVRFLTDYIQLEELRHDSRVAITYNFDTAGCEDVELPPLLLVNFIENAFKHGINSTVDKAWVNVRLCCEDQFLVFSVKNSKPKAPKSKQQSNFGIGLQNARRRLDIIYPNRHDLTISDAADTFSVVLCIQVR; from the coding sequence ATGAAGTTAGTCGTTCAAATCTTTCAAGACTATAGTTTTTCCACCAGGGTTCTTCTGCATGCGATCATGTGGTTAGGGATGTTCTGCCTGCTTCTGCTTTTGCTCAAACTGCCCTTGCAGGGAGATCTGTTAGCTCCCTCTTTTCATGTTTTTATTGTGGCACTGCTGGCAATCGTGGCTGTGAACCACTATACAGTAGCCTATGGTTTGGCAGCACTTGCTCAAAGAGGGAGTTGGGTTTTAGTAGCTGTCTCTCTGGTCGGCTTGTACGTGTTTTCCGCATATGCCTCTAACCTTTGCCTGGGCCTGTTGGCGCATTTGTTCCAGGAAAACAAGGTTTTCCTGGCGTTATTTACACGCTATAGGATACAGGAGGTGTCCGACATCATGTCACTCAACACATTCACCTGGGTCATGTCCTTTGTGTTTCCTTTCTGCATGTTCACCCTGTTCATGAAGTTCTATAAAAAGAACCTTGACACATCAAGAAGGAACCTTTCGTTACAGAAAGCTAATTCTGAGCTGGAGTTAAGCTTCTTACGGTCCCAGATAAACCCTCATTTCTTTTTTAACACCCTCAACAGCTTGTATTCACTTGTCTTTGATAATGAGCGTGCAGCTAAAATTATTTTAGACCTTTCTGATATCATGAGGTTCTCCTTGTATGAAGCCAAGGCAGCGCGTATTGCCTTGGCTCGGGAGGTTCGGTTCCTGACTGACTATATTCAGTTGGAAGAACTACGCCATGACAGCCGTGTGGCCATCACGTACAACTTTGATACAGCGGGATGCGAGGACGTAGAGCTGCCCCCGCTTCTTCTGGTGAATTTTATTGAAAATGCCTTTAAGCACGGCATCAACAGTACCGTTGACAAGGCTTGGGTAAACGTTAGGCTATGCTGTGAAGACCAGTTTTTAGTTTTTTCTGTGAAGAACAGCAAACCCAAAGCCCCAAAGTCTAAACAGCAGTCTAACTTTGGCATAGGACTGCAGAATGCCAGGCGGCGGTTGGACATCATTTACCCTAACAGGCATGACTTAACGATCA
- a CDS encoding lantibiotic dehydratase, translated as MSKIHHFGRFVMRSPLFSYNSIRHDASLTLDELLEEQLRNDTFLEAIFWASPTLYDKTVKMLEGNEANKDRVISSLKKYLIRASSRCTPFGTFAGCSVGRVTSTKDNVACAAASYTSHKHVRIDMHLLFTLSHHISKDISIWPVLKYYPNNSMYEVGDSYRYVEYEVEKGLRSYRVSSVEKDSLLETIFTAAKSGVSVKEIIDLMDFDEEPAEKERFAYELIASQLLVSELEISVTNPDPLASLTGTLRSIAHSLGGERVREYLRVLNDFQEGIALLRKSSGKPNLDKVVRAFKQGIQELGIPVYNSNFFQVDLFKEAQEQATISEATVNNVLKGVEVVSRFTGSQTIHEQLLEDFKAAFVEKYETEEVPLAEVLDSETGIGFPVLSSIGNVSNITLQAAYKEGRQPGSVVEPWHGYLQGLYEKAVKQELNTIELRDEDIAKFHPKTDQLPASFATMFSFLSSESASPLYLQSVGGTTANCLLGRFGHLDPAIRALSLEVAEKEQELMPDTVLAEVLHLPEARVGNILQRPVLREFEIPYLSEATVGDQCSLPIADLTVSVERDTIVLRSKRLNKQVIPRLSTAHNYGQHSLPVYHFLCAVQHQGKHALKIDWGGWAEGMTFLPRLSYKNIILSPATWRFSEEDVKHILESEDKYEKLAEFCERWKLPPTVAITRADNQLVCHMEKREYQEIFLQEMKVQKSIHLTEWFHFEGNSSPNSFTNQIVLPLYHLPAVGAKAKPKEGGAAAASVFQRSFFPGSVWLYMKIYCGAHVSDRILAETVKRGVDKLVAAGDISQYFFVRYADPHYHVRLRLHLQEREGSFTRALDCLTTALATFTRQRLVWKVQLDTYVREVERYSAALMVLSERIFYHDSALFLAANEQVVLDEEEDSRLLFALQNVAAWLDTFQLDLGEKLTFVQAVAASLGAEFHQELRVELDQKYRSLRKKLLQQESSTILGRLLALRRDRVVNEIKAANFKDEKALQGNLSSYIHMSMNRWFKSDQRLQEYVVYYFLQKFYTEKSKRARTCNHTE; from the coding sequence ATGTCTAAAATACATCATTTCGGTCGCTTTGTGATGCGTAGCCCCCTGTTTTCTTATAATAGTATCAGGCATGATGCCTCTCTAACCTTGGATGAGCTGCTGGAGGAGCAGTTAAGGAACGATACATTTCTAGAGGCGATCTTTTGGGCTTCACCTACCCTTTATGACAAGACGGTTAAAATGCTGGAAGGAAATGAGGCCAACAAGGACAGGGTGATCAGCAGCCTTAAGAAGTACCTGATAAGAGCTTCCAGCCGTTGTACCCCGTTTGGGACCTTTGCAGGGTGTAGTGTCGGGCGTGTTACCAGCACGAAGGACAACGTGGCTTGTGCAGCTGCCTCTTACACAAGCCACAAGCATGTCAGGATCGACATGCACCTTTTGTTTACCCTGAGTCACCATATCAGCAAGGACATAAGCATATGGCCTGTATTGAAGTACTACCCGAACAACTCCATGTATGAAGTGGGGGATAGCTACAGGTATGTGGAATATGAAGTGGAAAAAGGGCTAAGGAGCTACAGGGTTTCCTCCGTCGAAAAGGATAGCCTCCTCGAGACAATTTTTACCGCTGCCAAGTCCGGGGTTTCGGTGAAAGAAATAATCGACCTGATGGATTTTGATGAGGAACCCGCTGAAAAAGAGCGTTTTGCCTATGAGCTCATTGCTTCCCAGCTGCTGGTGAGTGAGCTGGAGATATCGGTGACCAACCCAGACCCGCTTGCCTCACTTACCGGGACGTTGAGGAGCATAGCACACAGCCTGGGTGGTGAACGGGTGAGGGAGTACCTAAGGGTACTGAATGACTTCCAGGAAGGAATAGCCCTGTTGCGTAAGAGTAGTGGAAAGCCTAACCTGGACAAGGTAGTGCGTGCCTTTAAGCAGGGCATCCAGGAGTTGGGCATCCCCGTGTACAACAGCAACTTTTTCCAGGTTGATCTTTTTAAAGAAGCGCAGGAGCAGGCCACCATTTCGGAGGCCACTGTGAACAATGTACTAAAAGGGGTAGAGGTCGTAAGCCGCTTTACAGGAAGCCAAACCATACACGAGCAACTCCTGGAAGATTTCAAGGCGGCCTTCGTGGAGAAGTACGAGACGGAGGAAGTGCCGCTTGCTGAAGTACTTGATTCTGAGACAGGCATCGGATTCCCTGTCCTTTCCAGTATTGGAAATGTCTCCAACATTACCTTACAGGCAGCCTACAAGGAAGGAAGACAACCCGGATCGGTGGTGGAGCCGTGGCATGGCTACCTGCAGGGGTTGTACGAGAAGGCCGTGAAGCAGGAGCTGAACACGATAGAGCTCAGAGACGAGGACATTGCTAAATTCCACCCAAAGACGGATCAGCTGCCGGCATCATTTGCCACCATGTTTTCTTTTCTTTCCTCCGAATCTGCCAGCCCGCTTTACCTTCAATCTGTTGGTGGCACTACGGCAAACTGCCTCTTGGGGAGGTTCGGTCATTTAGACCCTGCGATCCGCGCCCTAAGCCTGGAAGTTGCTGAAAAAGAGCAGGAGCTCATGCCTGATACTGTCTTAGCTGAAGTGTTGCACCTGCCGGAAGCGCGTGTTGGAAACATCTTACAACGACCTGTGCTACGGGAGTTCGAGATTCCTTACCTTTCTGAAGCAACTGTTGGGGATCAGTGTTCATTGCCGATTGCTGATTTAACCGTTAGCGTTGAGCGCGACACCATCGTGCTCCGCTCCAAACGCCTCAACAAACAGGTTATTCCACGCTTGTCTACAGCCCACAATTACGGGCAACACTCTTTGCCGGTGTACCATTTCCTGTGTGCAGTGCAGCACCAGGGAAAGCATGCCTTGAAGATCGATTGGGGAGGTTGGGCAGAAGGGATGACGTTTCTGCCCCGGCTATCCTATAAAAACATCATACTGTCACCTGCAACCTGGAGGTTCTCAGAAGAAGATGTAAAACACATCCTGGAAAGTGAGGATAAATATGAAAAGCTGGCTGAATTCTGTGAACGCTGGAAGCTTCCGCCTACTGTTGCTATCACAAGAGCTGATAACCAACTGGTTTGTCACATGGAAAAGCGGGAGTACCAGGAGATTTTTCTGCAAGAGATGAAAGTGCAGAAGTCTATTCACCTAACAGAATGGTTTCATTTTGAGGGGAACAGCAGCCCCAATAGCTTTACGAATCAAATTGTCCTGCCGCTCTACCACCTTCCCGCTGTGGGGGCTAAGGCGAAGCCGAAAGAAGGAGGCGCAGCAGCTGCTTCTGTTTTTCAGCGCTCCTTCTTCCCGGGGAGTGTGTGGCTCTATATGAAAATCTATTGCGGCGCCCATGTCTCTGATAGGATCTTGGCAGAAACAGTCAAAAGAGGCGTGGATAAATTGGTGGCGGCGGGCGATATAAGCCAATATTTCTTTGTGAGGTATGCTGACCCACACTATCATGTTCGACTTCGCCTGCATTTACAAGAGCGAGAAGGAAGCTTTACCAGGGCCCTGGACTGTTTAACCACTGCATTGGCTACCTTTACCAGGCAAAGGCTCGTGTGGAAGGTGCAGCTCGATACTTACGTGAGAGAGGTGGAAAGGTATAGTGCCGCGTTGATGGTGCTCTCAGAGCGTATTTTTTACCATGATTCTGCCCTGTTTCTCGCTGCAAATGAGCAGGTGGTGCTGGATGAGGAGGAGGACAGCCGGTTGCTTTTTGCGCTGCAGAATGTGGCCGCGTGGCTGGATACCTTTCAGTTAGATTTAGGGGAGAAACTCACTTTTGTTCAGGCAGTGGCTGCCAGCCTAGGCGCCGAGTTTCATCAGGAACTAAGGGTGGAACTCGATCAAAAATACAGATCCCTGAGGAAAAAGCTATTGCAGCAAGAGTCATCCACTATACTCGGCAGGCTCCTGGCTTTGCGAAGGGACCGGGTTGTAAATGAAATAAAAGCAGCTAATTTTAAGGATGAGAAAGCACTGCAGGGAAATTTAAGCAGCTATATTCATATGAGCATGAACAGGTGGTTTAAGTCCGACCAGCGCCTGCAGGAGTACGTGGTGTACTATTTTTTACAGAAGTTTTATACTGAGAAATCAAAGCGGGCTCGTACCTGCAATCATACCGAGTAG
- a CDS encoding LytR/AlgR family response regulator transcription factor, with protein MKCIIIDDEPLAQEVIEKLARKVPFLEVLQKAGNAIEGLKYIEALKPDLVFMDIQMPTMSGIELIKILNHVKPQIILTTASPDYALEGFELDVAGYLLKPISFERFLKAVNKVHHLINSTNQVKYQENEGQAFNTHFWAKVNGKLLHIKFEDVLLVKGMKDYVQIYLKDRKIITYLTMKRILEILPPHEFTRVSRSFIVRTSSIQGIDGNVLETSVADEEIIIGSTYRESIKNEANKWLK; from the coding sequence ATGAAGTGTATTATTATCGATGATGAGCCTTTGGCTCAGGAAGTGATCGAAAAACTCGCCCGTAAAGTTCCCTTTCTTGAAGTACTGCAAAAAGCCGGTAACGCCATTGAAGGCTTAAAGTACATTGAAGCGTTAAAGCCGGACTTAGTATTTATGGATATACAAATGCCAACAATGAGTGGCATTGAATTGATAAAGATACTGAACCATGTAAAGCCCCAAATCATCTTGACCACAGCTTCGCCCGATTACGCCCTGGAGGGCTTTGAGTTAGACGTTGCTGGGTACCTGCTAAAGCCTATCTCGTTCGAACGGTTTCTCAAAGCAGTCAACAAGGTGCACCATCTCATCAATAGCACCAACCAGGTGAAGTACCAGGAAAACGAGGGGCAGGCGTTTAATACCCATTTCTGGGCAAAAGTGAATGGGAAACTGCTGCATATTAAATTTGAAGACGTCTTGTTGGTGAAAGGCATGAAGGATTATGTCCAGATCTACTTGAAGGACCGAAAGATCATCACCTATTTAACCATGAAGCGTATTCTGGAGATTCTTCCCCCCCATGAGTTTACAAGGGTAAGCCGTTCATTTATTGTGCGAACTTCTTCCATCCAGGGAATTGATGGAAACGTTCTAGAAACCTCCGTTGCAGACGAAGAAATCATTATTGGTTCTACTTACAGGGAGAGCATTAAGAACGAAGCAAACAAATGGCTAAAGTAA
- a CDS encoding HlyD family efflux transporter periplasmic adaptor subunit: MEEIIGRVPHWITRWGVTILFIVSVIGVGISNTISFPDSVSAEVLIQAKEQPGKVLLKRDDANQEFIFHVKEEDWVTPGDTLFVHKNDSKNICEAITTPMAGRVFIAKGIDASNTQDYVVWVVPETTDFEIKLLYPVKGSGRIILGQEVVITVDNYPTADFGFLTGKITKILPVPVEGKVQSYVTLDTKKLRTNLGQELPIKYSMVGKAEIILENKTIAGRIFGNIMP, from the coding sequence ATGGAGGAAATCATTGGAAGGGTTCCTCACTGGATTACAAGATGGGGCGTTACCATCCTGTTCATTGTTTCTGTCATCGGTGTAGGTATCAGCAATACCATTTCATTTCCCGACAGTGTTTCAGCTGAGGTACTGATCCAGGCAAAAGAACAACCCGGTAAGGTTCTATTGAAGCGGGATGACGCTAACCAGGAGTTTATTTTCCATGTGAAGGAAGAAGACTGGGTAACACCTGGGGATACCCTCTTTGTCCATAAAAACGACAGCAAAAACATTTGTGAGGCAATCACGACCCCTATGGCAGGCAGAGTGTTTATCGCAAAGGGGATTGATGCCAGCAACACGCAGGACTATGTTGTCTGGGTGGTGCCGGAGACCACCGACTTCGAAATAAAGTTGCTGTACCCTGTGAAGGGCTCCGGGAGGATTATACTGGGGCAGGAAGTCGTCATTACGGTGGACAACTACCCTACAGCGGATTTTGGGTTCCTGACCGGGAAAATTACAAAGATTCTCCCGGTGCCCGTTGAGGGGAAAGTACAAAGCTACGTGACGCTTGACACCAAAAAGCTGCGGACAAACCTGGGACAGGAGCTCCCTATAAAGTATTCGATGGTAGGCAAGGCCGAAATCATCCTGGAGAACAAAACGATTGCAGGCCGAATTTTTGGAAATATAATGCCATAA
- a CDS encoding peptidase domain-containing ABC transporter, whose translation MHSKYKFYKQLDYMDCGPTCLRMVSAFYGKEYTLDYLRSISHITKNGVSFLGLSEASEKIGFRTLVGKLSYNQLKEEVPLPCILHWNQDHFVVLYDIKGKTWYRREEKLVIGDPGHNLVEVDVETFKKCWVSTQDNKGIALLLETTPEFYQPMSEEVATEQHSSSIGFLMQYIRPYKAYIFQIFLGMVLASFISMCFPFLTQSLVDFGINKQNLNFVYLVLISQLALFIGSLLVNLIRNWILLHVSTRISITIISNFLIKLMKLPINFFESKNIGDITQRISDHHRIESFLTGSALSTLFSIINLVIFSVVLGIYDVRFLFIFLAGSAISVAWIFLFLKKRRNIDYNRFQRARENQNSIYEIITGMQEIKLYNSQKSRRWEWEKIQSKLFKINLKSLALEQYQEVGSTFFTQLKNIVISFMAAVLVIDGQISLGVMLSISYIIGQMNGPLSQLIQFVKTVQDAKISLERLGEIHNKQNEEKSSRLVAGLHEENFGHSLNQAFFAKGLNSRFKPGITLDNVCFRYGHAKSQMVLKNINLHIPQGKVTAIVGASGSGKTTLLKLLLKFYPATEGTILVDGSNLDDLSAKLWRSQCGTVMQDGYIFSDSIARNIALDGNKIDELKLMNAVHVANAHEYISQLPLGFTTRIGNTGSGLSGGQKQRIFIARAVYKEPNYMFFDEATSALDSNNERVIMENLDEFYKGRTVLIIAHRLSTVKKADQIVVMKDGEVVEVGNHMSLVHQRGYYFELVKNQLELDAA comes from the coding sequence ATGCATTCTAAATATAAGTTTTATAAACAGTTGGACTACATGGATTGTGGTCCAACCTGTTTAAGAATGGTGAGTGCATTTTATGGGAAAGAATACACGCTGGATTACTTACGTTCCATTTCGCATATCACGAAGAATGGGGTGAGCTTTCTGGGGCTAAGCGAGGCATCTGAGAAAATTGGCTTCCGGACCTTGGTAGGAAAGCTGTCTTACAACCAACTGAAGGAAGAGGTTCCATTGCCGTGTATCTTACACTGGAACCAAGATCACTTTGTTGTACTGTATGACATCAAAGGGAAGACCTGGTACAGAAGGGAAGAGAAGCTAGTCATAGGCGACCCTGGCCATAACCTTGTGGAGGTGGATGTGGAGACCTTCAAAAAATGCTGGGTTAGCACGCAGGACAATAAAGGCATCGCCTTGCTGTTGGAGACAACCCCAGAGTTTTACCAGCCCATGAGCGAGGAGGTTGCGACAGAGCAGCATTCCTCGAGCATCGGGTTTTTGATGCAGTACATAAGGCCCTACAAGGCATACATCTTCCAGATATTCTTGGGAATGGTGCTGGCCAGCTTCATTAGCATGTGCTTTCCTTTTCTGACGCAAAGCCTGGTAGACTTTGGGATCAATAAGCAGAACCTAAACTTTGTGTACCTCGTGCTGATCTCCCAGCTCGCCCTGTTCATCGGAAGCCTGCTCGTCAACCTGATAAGGAACTGGATCCTGCTGCATGTTAGTACGCGGATCAGCATCACTATCATATCTAATTTCCTGATTAAATTAATGAAGCTGCCCATTAATTTCTTCGAATCTAAAAATATTGGCGACATCACCCAGCGGATCAGTGACCATCACAGGATAGAGAGTTTTCTCACAGGTTCTGCCCTCAGCACACTTTTTTCGATCATCAACCTAGTGATTTTTTCCGTTGTCCTCGGCATTTATGATGTACGCTTCTTGTTCATCTTCCTTGCCGGGAGTGCTATATCGGTTGCCTGGATCTTTCTTTTTCTTAAGAAGAGAAGAAACATAGACTATAACAGGTTTCAAAGGGCAAGGGAAAACCAGAACAGCATTTATGAGATCATTACCGGCATGCAGGAAATAAAGTTGTACAACAGCCAGAAGTCGCGCAGGTGGGAGTGGGAAAAGATCCAGTCCAAGCTCTTTAAAATCAACCTCAAGAGTTTGGCACTTGAGCAGTACCAGGAAGTAGGGTCCACTTTCTTTACACAGCTGAAGAACATTGTAATTTCTTTCATGGCGGCAGTCCTGGTGATCGACGGGCAGATATCGTTGGGGGTTATGTTGAGCATATCGTACATAATCGGGCAGATGAACGGCCCTTTATCTCAGCTTATCCAGTTCGTAAAGACGGTTCAGGACGCCAAAATCAGCTTAGAGAGGCTGGGGGAAATCCACAACAAGCAAAATGAGGAAAAAAGTAGCCGCCTTGTAGCAGGTCTACACGAGGAGAATTTTGGGCATTCCCTCAACCAGGCTTTTTTTGCCAAAGGGCTCAACAGTAGGTTTAAACCCGGCATCACGCTAGACAATGTTTGCTTTAGGTATGGGCATGCCAAGTCCCAGATGGTTTTGAAAAACATAAACCTTCATATCCCCCAGGGGAAAGTGACGGCCATCGTCGGGGCCAGCGGGAGTGGGAAAACAACCCTGTTAAAGCTGTTGCTAAAGTTTTACCCAGCCACAGAAGGAACCATACTCGTGGATGGGAGCAACCTTGATGACCTCTCGGCGAAGTTATGGAGGAGTCAGTGCGGAACCGTGATGCAGGATGGCTATATCTTCTCGGACTCGATTGCACGGAACATCGCGTTGGACGGCAACAAAATTGATGAGCTGAAACTGATGAATGCCGTGCATGTAGCCAACGCGCATGAGTACATTTCACAGCTTCCCCTGGGCTTTACCACCAGAATCGGCAATACCGGATCCGGGCTTAGCGGTGGGCAGAAACAACGTATTTTTATTGCAAGGGCTGTTTATAAAGAGCCTAACTACATGTTCTTTGACGAGGCGACAAGTGCCTTAGACTCCAACAATGAACGCGTTATCATGGAAAACCTGGATGAGTTCTATAAAGGGCGGACTGTTTTAATTATTGCGCATCGCTTGAGTACGGTTAAAAAGGCGGATCAAATTGTTGTCATGAAAGACGGTGAAGTTGTCGAGGTGGGTAACCATATGTCTTTAGTACACCAGCGTGGCTACTATTTTGAGCTGGTGAAAAATCAACTGGAACTGGATGCAGCTTAA
- a CDS encoding alpha/beta hydrolase family protein, whose product MRQILKLLLCCALLAGTNLSCHGQHSLAYQTPSKAIEELVKLPVEPVMSLSPDRKLILFCSYDRFQHRKNIQYGERVLNLAGIQFNTGTNLPADREWYNAISFKYATEDSATFSIEGLPDTLQIADYKWSFDSQYLGLALMEDKGVGLWVVNVKTRKAKRIFEGYLSFSLVGEEMFAWLPGEEALVFTAVPPRSQREPDPGESKPTVYENEHNVLPQRTYQGLLKSEADEMFFEYYATAQLKKVSLKGKVSDLGQKGIIADFAPSPDGNYIKVHYVKKPYSYALTVHRFPSDVVILGKDGIEVTTIEVPPVIRPLGRDAAYNVPRSFAWRTDVGATLTWVQAKDGGDPKVEQKERDLLYSWQAPFDKAPVVLQKTSLRLDDVHWLNDTLAILVEKWWAKRTTNWLLFNPATSQLLDTLAQFNAQSTAFDQGSLISIRDRGFKRLFFQDGSVYLSRKTLNGKKEVVPVLEKLNITTKHRQELWRSRAPFYEYVVAIDVKESGDSFIVARQSKTVPVNLVRQYLKTGREGILTYNKNNLALLNRSLVKKELTYLRSDSVTLQATLYYNKDSLRADRPMRCLMYAYPMDYISSASAGKVYTYPYMFESSFSLQKLLALSGYAVMDNVSFPIIGMNGSSPNDTYLEQIELNAQAAVAAAKGTGIVDVDNIAVMGHSYGAFMVANLLTHTKLFKTGIAMSGAYNRSLTPFGFQREYRTYWEEQALYHRLSPFQNAHRLERPILLFHGETDENPGTHYRQTEQYFAALKGLGKTARFVSLPDEAHAYTLLASYLHILWEVDRWLNKHLKQGPVLRAATLNDGM is encoded by the coding sequence ATGAGACAAATACTAAAACTACTCCTGTGCTGCGCATTATTAGCGGGCACCAACCTGTCCTGCCACGGTCAACACTCCCTAGCGTATCAAACGCCTTCCAAAGCGATTGAGGAGTTAGTGAAACTACCTGTAGAACCCGTGATGAGTCTAAGTCCTGACAGGAAGCTGATCCTGTTCTGTAGCTATGACCGGTTTCAGCACCGGAAGAACATACAGTATGGGGAACGGGTCCTAAACCTGGCCGGCATCCAGTTTAACACTGGCACAAACTTGCCTGCTGACCGGGAATGGTACAACGCCATTTCCTTTAAATACGCCACGGAGGATTCCGCTACCTTTTCCATTGAAGGCTTACCTGATACCCTTCAGATTGCGGACTATAAGTGGTCATTCGATAGCCAGTATCTGGGGTTGGCGCTCATGGAGGACAAGGGGGTAGGCTTGTGGGTTGTAAATGTTAAAACCAGAAAGGCAAAAAGAATATTCGAAGGGTACCTAAGCTTTTCCCTGGTAGGGGAGGAGATGTTCGCCTGGCTTCCGGGTGAAGAGGCGCTTGTCTTTACCGCGGTACCGCCTCGAAGCCAGAGAGAACCTGATCCAGGCGAAAGCAAGCCGACGGTGTATGAAAATGAGCACAACGTGTTGCCGCAACGCACTTATCAGGGACTGTTGAAGAGTGAGGCAGATGAAATGTTCTTTGAATACTACGCTACGGCACAACTCAAAAAGGTCAGTCTCAAAGGGAAAGTGTCTGACTTAGGACAAAAAGGGATCATAGCTGACTTTGCGCCTTCTCCTGATGGGAACTACATCAAAGTGCACTACGTGAAGAAGCCATATTCGTATGCACTGACCGTGCACCGGTTTCCCTCAGACGTGGTCATTCTCGGGAAAGACGGAATAGAGGTTACTACAATAGAGGTGCCGCCCGTGATAAGGCCGCTCGGAAGAGATGCCGCCTACAATGTACCCCGTAGTTTTGCCTGGCGAACAGATGTAGGGGCTACGTTAACCTGGGTGCAAGCAAAGGACGGAGGAGACCCGAAGGTTGAACAGAAGGAGAGGGATCTGCTATATTCTTGGCAAGCCCCATTTGATAAAGCTCCTGTGGTGTTGCAGAAGACTAGCCTGCGGCTTGACGATGTACATTGGCTGAATGACACCTTGGCTATTTTAGTGGAAAAGTGGTGGGCAAAGCGAACGACCAACTGGCTGCTTTTTAATCCCGCCACAAGCCAATTACTTGACACATTAGCGCAATTTAATGCTCAAAGCACGGCTTTTGACCAAGGTAGCCTTATCAGCATCAGAGACAGAGGCTTTAAAAGGCTATTCTTCCAGGATGGCAGCGTTTACCTATCCAGGAAAACACTCAACGGAAAGAAGGAGGTCGTGCCTGTGCTGGAGAAGCTGAACATCACCACCAAGCACAGGCAGGAGCTTTGGCGGTCACGTGCTCCTTTCTATGAGTACGTGGTGGCGATAGACGTTAAGGAGAGCGGGGACAGCTTTATCGTAGCCAGGCAGTCCAAGACGGTTCCAGTAAACTTAGTCCGGCAGTACCTGAAGACCGGGCGGGAGGGTATCTTAACCTATAACAAAAATAACCTGGCGTTACTAAACAGGTCGCTTGTCAAAAAAGAGTTAACGTACCTGCGGAGTGACAGCGTTACCTTACAGGCGACACTGTACTATAACAAGGACAGCCTGCGGGCTGACCGGCCGATGCGTTGCCTGATGTATGCCTACCCCATGGACTACATCAGCAGTGCCAGTGCGGGTAAGGTTTATACCTACCCGTATATGTTTGAATCTTCGTTTTCGCTGCAAAAGCTTCTGGCCTTGTCTGGCTATGCTGTCATGGATAATGTCTCGTTCCCTATCATAGGTATGAACGGAAGCAGCCCGAACGACACTTATTTAGAGCAAATCGAGCTGAATGCCCAAGCAGCAGTAGCCGCTGCCAAGGGCACGGGCATCGTCGATGTGGACAACATAGCGGTTATGGGGCATTCCTATGGCGCATTCATGGTGGCGAACCTGTTAACACACACAAAGCTGTTTAAAACCGGAATCGCCATGAGCGGGGCATACAACAGATCACTTACACCCTTTGGTTTCCAGCGGGAGTACAGAACCTACTGGGAAGAGCAGGCACTATACCATCGGCTTTCTCCTTTCCAGAACGCCCACAGGTTAGAACGACCAATTCTGCTCTTCCATGGAGAGACAGACGAAAATCCTGGGACCCACTACAGGCAGACAGAGCAATATTTTGCGGCATTGAAAGGCTTGGGTAAAACAGCCCGGTTTGTGTCTCTACCAGACGAAGCCCATGCCTATACCTTATTAGCGTCTTACCTGCATATCCTTTGGGAAGTAGACAGGTGGCTCAACAAACACTTGAAGCAGGGACCCGTGCTAAGGGCTGCCACGTTGAACGATGGGATGTAA